A single Mixta calida DNA region contains:
- the thiC gene encoding phosphomethylpyrimidine synthase ThiC, with amino-acid sequence MSAKPNRREQRAQAQQFISSLQGTAFPNSKRIWIAGSRPDIRVPMREIQLSPTLIGGDKNDPIYEANEPVPVYDTAGPYGDPEAQIDVHQGLPRLRSAWIEQRGDSELTQLSSSYSQQRLKDEGLDHLRFDNLPRPRRAMAGRRVTQLHYARQGIVTPEMEFIALRENMGRERIRSEVLRQQHPGHSFGAHPPENITPEFVRQEVAAGRAIIPANINHPEAEPMIIGRNFLVKVNANIGNSAVSSSIEEEVEKLVWATRWGADTVMDLSTGRYIHETREWILRNSPVPIGTVPIYQALEKVNGVAENLTWELFRDTLLEQAEQGVDYFTIHAGVLLRYVPMTAKRLTGIVSRGGSIMAKWCLSHHQESFLYQHFREICEICAAYDVSLSLGDGLRPGSIQDANDEAQFAELHTLGELTKIAWEYDVQVMIEGPGHVPMQMIRRNMTEQLEHCHEAPFYTLGPLTTDIAPGYDHFTSGIGAAMIGWFGCAMLCYVTPKEHLGLPNKEDVRQGLITYKIAAHAADLAKGHPGAQIRDNAMSKARFEFRWEDQFNLALDPHTARAYHDETLPQESGKVAHFCSMCGPKFCSMKITQEVRDYAAKQEAQAQPVEVGMAQMSQAFRQRGGELYHPADALTPEGKA; translated from the coding sequence ATGTCTGCTAAACCCAACCGTCGTGAACAGCGCGCTCAGGCGCAACAGTTTATTTCCTCATTGCAGGGTACCGCTTTTCCCAACTCTAAACGTATCTGGATTGCGGGTAGTCGTCCCGATATTCGCGTGCCGATGCGCGAGATCCAGCTCAGCCCTACCCTGATCGGCGGCGATAAAAACGATCCGATTTATGAAGCCAATGAACCGGTGCCGGTTTACGATACCGCCGGCCCGTATGGCGATCCCGAGGCGCAAATCGATGTTCATCAGGGCCTGCCGCGTCTGCGCAGCGCCTGGATCGAACAGCGCGGCGACAGCGAACTGACGCAGCTCAGCTCCAGTTACAGCCAACAACGCCTGAAGGATGAAGGGCTCGATCATCTGCGCTTCGATAATCTGCCGCGCCCGCGCCGCGCGATGGCGGGACGTCGGGTTACGCAGCTTCACTATGCGCGTCAGGGGATCGTGACGCCGGAGATGGAGTTCATCGCCCTGCGGGAAAATATGGGTCGCGAGCGCATTCGTAGCGAAGTACTGCGCCAGCAGCACCCTGGCCACAGCTTCGGCGCGCACCCGCCGGAAAACATTACGCCGGAGTTTGTACGCCAGGAGGTGGCAGCCGGCCGCGCGATTATCCCCGCCAACATTAATCATCCAGAAGCGGAGCCGATGATTATCGGCCGCAATTTCCTGGTGAAGGTCAACGCCAATATCGGCAACTCGGCCGTCAGCTCCTCTATCGAAGAAGAGGTCGAAAAGCTGGTCTGGGCGACCCGTTGGGGCGCCGATACGGTGATGGACCTCTCCACCGGCCGCTATATTCATGAAACGCGCGAATGGATCCTGCGCAACAGTCCGGTGCCGATCGGTACCGTGCCGATCTATCAGGCGCTGGAAAAAGTGAACGGCGTTGCTGAAAACCTCACCTGGGAGCTGTTCCGCGATACGCTGCTGGAGCAGGCGGAACAGGGCGTGGACTACTTCACGATTCACGCCGGCGTTCTGCTGCGCTATGTGCCGATGACGGCGAAACGTCTGACTGGCATCGTCTCGCGCGGCGGCTCGATCATGGCGAAATGGTGTCTGTCCCATCATCAGGAAAGTTTCCTGTATCAGCATTTCCGTGAAATCTGTGAAATTTGCGCCGCCTATGACGTCTCTCTGTCACTGGGCGACGGACTGCGTCCCGGCTCTATTCAGGACGCCAATGACGAAGCGCAGTTCGCCGAGCTGCATACGCTGGGCGAACTGACCAAAATCGCCTGGGAATATGACGTACAGGTCATGATTGAAGGCCCCGGCCACGTGCCGATGCAGATGATCCGCCGCAATATGACCGAACAGCTGGAGCACTGCCACGAAGCGCCGTTCTATACGCTCGGCCCGCTGACCACCGATATCGCGCCCGGCTACGATCATTTCACCTCCGGCATCGGCGCGGCGATGATTGGCTGGTTCGGCTGCGCGATGCTCTGCTACGTCACGCCAAAAGAGCATCTCGGCCTGCCGAATAAAGAAGATGTTCGCCAGGGACTGATCACCTACAAAATCGCGGCGCACGCGGCAGATCTGGCCAAGGGACACCCTGGCGCGCAGATCCGCGATAACGCCATGTCGAAAGCGCGCTTTGAATTCCGCTGGGAGGATCAGTTCAATCTGGCGCTCGATCCGCATACCGCGCGCGCCTATCACGATGAAACGCTGCCGCAGGAGTCGGGGAAAGTGGCGCACTTTTGCTCAATGTGCGGTCCGAAGTTCTGCTCAATGAAAATTACGCAGGAGGTGCGCGACTATGCCGCCAAACAGGAAGCGCAGGCGCAACCTGTTGAAGTCGGCATGGCGCAAATGTCACAGGCATTTCGTCAGCGCGGCGGCGAGCTTTATCATCCTGCGGACGCCCTGACGCCGGAGGGAAAAGCATGA
- the thiE gene encoding thiamine phosphate synthase: MSQPFPSCPARLGLYAVVDSVEWIERLLTAGVRTLQLRIKDRPAEEVEPAIQQAIALGHAYQARLFINDYWQLAIKHHAYGVHLGQEDLDVADLEAIRHAGLRLGLSTHDDREIDRALAFQPSYIALGHIFPTQTKAMPSAPQGLEQLTRHVARLGTMPTVAIGGISIERAPAVLACGVGSIAVVSAITQADDWRAATETLLALAGAGEDDDA, from the coding sequence ATGAGTCAGCCTTTTCCATCTTGCCCCGCCAGGCTTGGGCTTTATGCGGTGGTCGACAGCGTGGAATGGATAGAGCGTCTGCTAACCGCGGGGGTGCGCACTCTACAGCTGCGCATTAAGGATCGTCCGGCAGAGGAAGTAGAACCCGCTATCCAGCAGGCGATTGCGCTGGGCCATGCTTACCAGGCGCGTCTGTTTATCAATGACTACTGGCAGTTGGCGATTAAGCATCACGCTTACGGTGTGCACCTGGGCCAGGAAGATCTGGACGTCGCCGATCTGGAGGCGATTCGCCACGCCGGGCTGCGTCTCGGCCTTTCAACGCACGACGATCGGGAAATTGACCGGGCGCTCGCCTTTCAGCCCTCTTATATCGCGCTGGGCCATATCTTTCCTACGCAAACCAAAGCGATGCCTTCTGCGCCGCAGGGACTGGAGCAGCTAACGCGCCACGTTGCGCGACTGGGCACAATGCCGACCGTCGCCATCGGCGGCATCAGCATTGAACGCGCTCCGGCGGTGCTGGCCTGCGGCGTGGGCAGCATCGCGGTGGTCAGCGCCATTACTCAGGCCGACGACTGGCGCGCCGCTACCGAGACGCTGCTGGCGTTAGCTGGCGCAGGAGAAGATGACGATGCTTAA
- a CDS encoding HesA/MoeB/ThiF family protein, protein MLNDQDFLRYSRQLLLEEFGVEGQQKLHQASVLIVGLGGLGAPAALWLAAAGVGKLLLADDDTLHVSNLQRQILYRSADCGQAKAPLAQRQLQALNPQVEAIVLQQRMDEAQLREWVPQADLVLDCSDNMATRQAINAACVAADIPLISGSAVGFSGQLLVISPPWQKGCYRCLWPDNSEPQRNCRTAGVLGPVVGTIGTLQALEALKMLAGQTSALDGQLRLFDGRQQTWRTFSLTPDAHCPVCGGAR, encoded by the coding sequence ATGCTTAACGATCAGGATTTTCTGCGCTACAGCCGTCAGCTGCTGCTGGAGGAGTTCGGCGTGGAAGGTCAGCAGAAGCTGCATCAGGCCAGCGTGCTGATTGTCGGACTCGGCGGCCTGGGCGCGCCCGCGGCGCTCTGGCTGGCAGCAGCGGGCGTCGGCAAGCTGTTGCTGGCCGATGACGATACGCTGCATGTCAGCAACCTGCAGCGCCAAATCCTTTATCGCAGCGCGGACTGCGGGCAGGCGAAAGCGCCGCTGGCGCAGCGGCAGTTGCAGGCGCTGAATCCGCAGGTCGAAGCGATTGTTCTGCAACAGCGCATGGATGAGGCGCAGTTGCGCGAATGGGTGCCGCAGGCGGATCTGGTGCTTGACTGCAGCGACAACATGGCGACGCGTCAGGCGATTAACGCTGCCTGCGTCGCTGCGGATATCCCCCTAATCAGCGGCAGCGCCGTCGGCTTTAGCGGGCAGCTGCTGGTGATCTCGCCGCCCTGGCAAAAAGGCTGCTACCGCTGTCTCTGGCCAGATAACAGCGAACCACAGCGCAACTGCCGCACCGCTGGCGTGCTGGGTCCGGTGGTGGGCACCATCGGCACGCTGCAGGCGCTTGAAGCGCTGAAAATGCTGGCGGGGCAGACTTCCGCGCTGGATGGACAGCTGCGTCTGTTCGATGGGCGTCAGCAAACCTGGCGCACCTTCAGCCTGACGCCGGATGCGCACTGTCCGGTATGCGGAGGCGCCCGATGA
- the thiS gene encoding sulfur carrier protein ThiS: protein MRIVVNDETLMLETPLTLDRLLEKLGCHQPGTALAVNQQIVPRASWPDYALRDDDEVVIFQAIAGG, encoded by the coding sequence ATGAGGATTGTAGTAAACGATGAAACCTTGATGCTGGAAACGCCATTAACGCTCGACAGGCTGCTGGAGAAGCTCGGCTGCCATCAGCCCGGCACCGCGCTGGCAGTTAATCAGCAGATCGTTCCCCGCGCCAGCTGGCCGGACTATGCGTTACGGGATGACGATGAGGTGGTGATTTTTCAGGCGATAGCCGGAGGCTGA
- a CDS encoding thiazole synthase: MLQIADKQFSSRLFTGTGKFATPALMLEAIRASGSQLVTMAMKRLDLRGGNDNILAPLQASGVQLLPNTSGARTAEEAIFASRLAREALGTHWLKLEIHPDARYLLPDAIETLKAAQQLVKEGFTVLPYCGADPVLCKRLEEAGCAAVMPLGAPIGSNQGLKTRDLLAIIIEQAKVPVVIDAGIGAPSHASEALEMGADAVLVNTAIAVARDPVEMARAFRLAVEAGRLAWRSGLGASQIQAAPSSPLTAFLSQPEETR; the protein is encoded by the coding sequence ATGCTACAGATAGCGGACAAACAATTTTCTTCACGACTCTTTACCGGCACCGGAAAATTCGCCACCCCGGCGCTGATGCTGGAGGCGATTCGCGCATCCGGTTCGCAGCTGGTCACCATGGCGATGAAGCGGCTTGATTTACGCGGCGGCAACGACAATATTCTGGCGCCGTTGCAGGCGTCAGGCGTACAGCTGTTGCCGAACACGTCCGGCGCCAGGACCGCCGAGGAGGCGATCTTCGCCTCGCGTCTGGCGCGCGAAGCGCTGGGCACCCACTGGCTGAAGCTGGAGATTCACCCGGACGCGCGTTATTTGCTGCCGGACGCTATCGAGACCCTGAAGGCGGCGCAGCAGCTGGTGAAAGAAGGCTTTACCGTTCTGCCCTACTGCGGCGCCGATCCGGTATTGTGCAAGCGTCTGGAGGAGGCGGGCTGCGCTGCGGTAATGCCGCTCGGCGCACCGATTGGCAGCAATCAGGGACTGAAAACCCGCGATCTGCTGGCGATTATTATTGAGCAGGCAAAGGTGCCGGTGGTAATCGACGCCGGTATCGGTGCGCCCAGCCACGCCAGCGAAGCGCTGGAAATGGGCGCGGACGCGGTGCTGGTCAATACGGCGATAGCCGTTGCGCGCGATCCGGTAGAGATGGCGCGGGCATTCCGACTTGCGGTTGAGGCAGGACGCCTGGCATGGCGCAGCGGACTCGGTGCCAGCCAGATTCAGGCCGCGCCTTCCAGCCCGCTTACCGCCTTCCTTAGCCAGCCGGAGGAAACCAGATGA
- the thiH gene encoding 2-iminoacetate synthase ThiH, with product MKDFTERWRQLDWEDIRLRIHSKTAADVQQALNKSRLNREDLMALLSPAAADFLEPLAQKAQRLTRQRFGNTVSFYVPLYLSNLCANDCTYCGFSMSNRIKRKTLNAEEIERECLAIRKMGFDHLLLVTGEHQTKVGIDYFHQHIPAIRKHFSSLMMEVQPLSEAEYVGLKQIGLDGVLVYQETYHPRVYQQHHLKGNKQDFFFRLETPDRLGRAGIDKIGLGALIGLSDSWRTDCFMLAEHLLWLQQMWWQSRYSISFPRLRPCAGGIEPASLMSEAQLVQTICAFRLFAPEVELSLSTRESPNFRDRVVPLAINSVSAFSKTQPGGYADPQPELEQFSPDDHRTPQEVAAALTQAGLQPVWKDWDSWLGRVSQ from the coding sequence ATGAAAGATTTTACCGAGCGCTGGCGGCAGCTCGACTGGGAAGATATCCGCCTGCGCATCCACAGCAAAACCGCAGCGGACGTGCAGCAGGCGCTAAATAAGTCACGCCTGAATCGGGAAGACTTAATGGCGTTGCTCTCCCCCGCCGCCGCCGACTTTCTTGAACCGCTGGCGCAAAAGGCGCAGCGCCTGACGCGTCAGCGTTTCGGCAATACCGTCAGCTTCTATGTCCCGCTTTACCTTTCCAACCTGTGCGCCAACGACTGCACCTACTGCGGCTTCTCCATGAGCAACCGTATTAAGCGCAAGACGCTGAACGCAGAGGAGATCGAACGGGAGTGCCTGGCGATCCGCAAAATGGGATTCGATCATTTGCTTCTGGTCACCGGCGAGCATCAGACAAAGGTGGGCATCGATTACTTCCACCAGCATATTCCGGCAATCCGTAAGCATTTCAGTTCGCTGATGATGGAGGTACAGCCCTTATCGGAAGCCGAGTATGTCGGGCTGAAACAGATCGGGTTGGATGGTGTGCTGGTTTATCAGGAGACCTATCATCCAAGGGTTTATCAGCAGCACCATCTGAAAGGCAATAAACAGGATTTCTTTTTTCGTCTGGAGACGCCGGATCGTCTCGGCCGCGCCGGGATCGACAAGATCGGCCTCGGCGCGCTGATCGGCCTGTCCGACAGCTGGCGCACCGACTGCTTTATGCTGGCGGAACATCTGCTGTGGCTACAGCAGATGTGGTGGCAAAGCCGCTATTCGATCTCTTTTCCACGGCTGCGTCCCTGCGCTGGCGGCATCGAACCGGCATCACTGATGAGCGAAGCGCAGCTGGTACAGACAATTTGCGCCTTTCGCCTGTTTGCGCCTGAGGTGGAGCTTTCCCTGTCGACGCGCGAATCACCGAACTTCCGCGATCGGGTCGTGCCGCTGGCTATTAACAGCGTCAGCGCGTTTTCCAAAACGCAGCCGGGCGGCTATGCCGATCCGCAACCGGAGCTTGAACAATTTTCGCCAGACGACCATCGTACGCCGCAGGAAGTGGCCGCTGCGCTCACACAGGCAGGCTTGCAGCCGGTATGGAAAGACTGGGATAGCTGGCTGGGACGCGTCTCGCAGTAG
- a CDS encoding DUF1176 domain-containing protein, with protein sequence MNLFTISLLVAGITLFQSVAARADEPVQRLFREWQVTCNNLNDCDIRNADENMRIVIRHQAGPNGTASLDIMSFDADKAEGIWLDGKRWDHAIALSNADANNDYANAHSDSLSDIQALIAAAKNAMTISLTPGDDVTGSLNGLNAALLFVDERQGRLNNQTALFKTGEAPAASVPPRPSAAPALSVPPVVPLNNAQTLVKNVIASQQQVLKQEECEPDDEDVARSEAQPLDAQHALVMINCGMGAYQSSSVLFVTPRAAPAKAEQLILPLPLKDDEGKPNSISWFTEASYDPHSGQLFHAARGRGIADCGESATWRYDGQLFHLISYNSQPGCDGGEPGDWPSVWATPGYTDSPIGR encoded by the coding sequence ATGAATCTCTTCACCATAAGCCTGTTAGTGGCGGGCATAACGCTTTTTCAAAGCGTCGCGGCGAGGGCTGATGAGCCGGTGCAGCGCCTGTTCAGGGAATGGCAGGTCACCTGCAATAACCTTAACGACTGCGACATTCGCAACGCCGATGAGAATATGCGTATCGTTATTCGTCATCAGGCGGGGCCGAATGGCACGGCGTCGCTGGATATTATGAGCTTCGATGCGGATAAAGCCGAAGGCATCTGGCTGGACGGTAAACGCTGGGACCATGCGATCGCGCTGTCGAACGCGGATGCAAACAATGATTACGCCAATGCGCACAGCGACAGCCTGAGCGATATCCAGGCCTTAATCGCGGCGGCGAAAAACGCCATGACTATTTCTTTAACGCCCGGCGATGACGTAACGGGTTCATTGAACGGGTTGAATGCGGCCCTGCTGTTTGTTGATGAACGACAGGGGCGCCTGAATAACCAAACGGCGCTGTTTAAAACCGGTGAAGCGCCTGCCGCCAGCGTTCCGCCGCGTCCCTCTGCCGCGCCTGCGCTTTCCGTGCCGCCGGTTGTGCCGCTGAATAATGCCCAGACGCTGGTTAAAAATGTTATCGCCAGCCAGCAGCAGGTATTAAAACAGGAAGAGTGCGAGCCAGACGATGAGGACGTCGCCCGCAGCGAGGCGCAGCCTCTGGATGCGCAGCATGCGCTGGTAATGATTAACTGCGGCATGGGCGCCTACCAATCCTCCAGCGTGCTGTTTGTCACGCCGCGCGCGGCGCCGGCAAAGGCGGAGCAGCTGATCCTGCCGTTGCCGCTAAAAGATGACGAGGGCAAACCCAACAGTATCAGTTGGTTTACCGAGGCGAGCTACGATCCGCACAGCGGCCAGCTGTTTCATGCGGCGCGCGGGCGAGGCATCGCAGACTGCGGCGAAAGCGCTACCTGGCGCTACGACGGCCAGCTTTTCCACCTGATAAGCTATAACAGCCAGCCAGGCTGCGATGGCGGCGAACCGGGTGACTGGCCTTCGGTCTGGGCGACGCCAGGCTATACAGATAGTCCCATCGGCCGGTAA
- the rpoC gene encoding DNA-directed RNA polymerase subunit beta', which yields MKDLLKFLKAQTKTEEFDAIKIALASPDMIRSWSFGEVKKPETINYRTFKPERDGLFCARIFGPVKDYECLCGKYKRLKHRGVICEKCGVEVTQTKVRRERMGHIELASPTAHIWFLKSLPSRIGLLLDMPLRDIERVLYFESYVVVEGGMTNLEKRQILTEEQYLDALEEFGDEFDAKMGAEAIQALLKNMDLEQECEQLREELNETNSETKRKKLTKRIKLLEAFVQSGNKPEWMILTVLPVLPPDLRPLVPLDGGRFATSDLNDLYRRVINRNNRLKRLLDLAAPDIIVRNEKRMLQEAVDALLDNGRRGRAITGSNKRPLKSLADMIKGKQGRFRQNLLGKRVDYSGRSVITVGPYLRLHQCGLPKKMALELFKPFIYGKLELRGLATTIKAAKKMVEREEAVVWDILDEVIREHPVLLNRAPTLHRLGIQAFEPVLIEGKAIQLHPLVCAAYNADFDGDQMAVHVPLTLEAQLEARALMMSTNNILSPANGEPIIVPSQDVVLGLYYMTRDKVNAKGEGMVLTGPKEAERVYRAGLAELHARVKVRITEYEKNEQGEFIPKTSLIDTTIGRAILWMIVPQGLPYSIVNQALGKKAISKMLNTCYRILGLKPTVIFADQTMYTGFAYAARSGASVGIDDMVIPAKKVEIITEAEAEVAEIQEQFQSGLVTAGERYNKVIDIWAAANERVAKAMMENLSTETVINRDGEEEKQVSFNSIFMMADSGARGSAAQIRQLAGMRGLMAKPDGSIIETPITANFREGLNVLQYFISTHGARKGLADTALKTANSGYLTRRLVDVAQDLVVTEDDCGTLEGITMTPVIEGGDVKEPLRERVLGRVTAEDVLKPGTADILVSRNTLLDEHWCDVLEQNSVDSVKVRSVVACETDFGVCAHCYGRDLARGHIINKGEAIGVIAAQSIGEPGTQLTMRTFHIGGAASRAAAESSIQVKNKGTIKLTNAKSVTNSAGKLVITSRNVELKMIDEFGRTKESYKVPYGATMAKGDGEQVNAGETVANWDPHTMPVITEVSGFIRFTDMIDGQTITRQTDELTGLSSLVVLDTAERTAGGKDLRPALKIVDANGDDVLIPGTDMPAQYFLPGKAIVQLEDGVKISSGDTLARVPQESGGTKDITGGLPRVADLFEARRPKEPAILAEISGIVSFGKETKGKRRLVITPVDGSEPYEEMIPKWRQLNVFEGERVERGDVISDGPESPHDILRLRGVQAVTRYIVNEVQDVYRLQGVKINDKHIEVIVRQMLRKATISSAGSSEFLEGEQVEYSRVKIANRDLEINGKVGATYARDLLGITKASLATESFISAASFQETTRVLTEAAVAGKRDELRGLKENVIVGRLIPAGTGYAYHQDRMRRRAAGEPTVAPQVSAEEATASLAELLNAGLGGSDDE from the coding sequence GTGAAAGACTTACTTAAGTTTCTGAAAGCGCAAACTAAAACCGAAGAGTTTGATGCGATCAAGATTGCGCTGGCCTCGCCAGACATGATCCGTTCCTGGTCTTTCGGTGAAGTGAAAAAGCCGGAAACCATTAACTACCGTACCTTCAAGCCAGAGCGCGATGGTCTGTTCTGCGCCCGTATTTTCGGGCCGGTAAAAGATTACGAATGCCTGTGCGGCAAATACAAGCGCCTGAAACACCGTGGCGTGATCTGTGAGAAGTGCGGCGTTGAAGTGACCCAGACCAAAGTGCGTCGTGAGCGCATGGGCCACATCGAGCTGGCTTCCCCGACCGCGCACATCTGGTTCCTGAAATCGCTGCCGTCCCGTATCGGCCTGCTGCTGGATATGCCGCTGCGCGATATCGAACGCGTGCTGTATTTCGAATCTTATGTCGTGGTTGAAGGCGGCATGACCAACCTCGAGAAGCGCCAGATCCTGACTGAAGAGCAGTATCTCGACGCGCTGGAAGAGTTTGGCGACGAATTCGACGCGAAAATGGGCGCGGAAGCGATCCAGGCGCTGCTGAAAAACATGGATCTGGAGCAGGAATGCGAGCAGCTGCGCGAAGAGCTGAACGAAACCAACTCCGAGACCAAGCGTAAGAAGCTGACCAAGCGCATCAAGCTGCTGGAAGCCTTCGTACAGTCTGGCAACAAGCCGGAGTGGATGATCCTGACCGTGCTGCCTGTGCTGCCGCCGGATCTGCGTCCTCTGGTTCCGCTGGACGGCGGTCGTTTTGCGACTTCTGACCTGAACGATCTCTATCGTCGCGTCATTAACCGTAACAACCGTCTGAAACGACTGCTGGATCTGGCTGCGCCGGACATCATCGTACGCAACGAAAAACGTATGCTGCAGGAAGCGGTAGACGCCCTGCTGGACAACGGTCGTCGCGGTCGCGCGATCACCGGCTCCAACAAGCGTCCGCTGAAATCGCTGGCTGACATGATTAAAGGTAAGCAGGGTCGTTTCCGTCAGAACCTGCTGGGTAAACGCGTCGACTACTCTGGTCGTTCCGTTATTACCGTAGGTCCTTACCTGCGTCTGCATCAGTGCGGCCTGCCGAAGAAAATGGCGCTCGAACTGTTCAAACCGTTCATCTACGGCAAGCTGGAGCTGCGTGGCCTCGCGACCACCATCAAAGCCGCCAAGAAAATGGTTGAGCGTGAAGAAGCCGTGGTTTGGGATATCCTGGACGAAGTGATCCGCGAACACCCGGTTCTGCTGAACCGTGCGCCGACGCTGCACCGTCTTGGCATCCAGGCGTTTGAGCCGGTTCTGATCGAAGGTAAAGCAATTCAGCTGCACCCGCTGGTTTGTGCGGCCTATAACGCCGACTTCGATGGTGACCAGATGGCTGTTCACGTACCGCTGACGCTGGAAGCCCAGCTGGAAGCGCGTGCGCTGATGATGTCTACCAACAACATCCTGTCTCCGGCGAACGGTGAGCCGATTATCGTTCCGTCTCAGGACGTTGTTCTGGGTCTGTACTACATGACCCGCGACAAAGTGAACGCGAAAGGCGAAGGCATGGTGCTGACCGGCCCGAAAGAAGCTGAGCGTGTTTACCGCGCCGGCCTGGCCGAGCTGCATGCGCGCGTTAAAGTGCGTATCACTGAATATGAAAAGAATGAGCAGGGTGAATTCATCCCGAAAACCAGCCTGATCGATACCACTATCGGTCGCGCTATTCTGTGGATGATCGTGCCGCAGGGTCTGCCTTACTCCATCGTCAACCAGGCGCTGGGTAAAAAGGCGATCTCCAAAATGCTGAACACCTGTTACCGCATTCTGGGCCTGAAACCGACTGTTATCTTTGCTGACCAGACCATGTACACCGGTTTTGCCTACGCAGCCCGTTCAGGCGCTTCCGTAGGTATCGACGACATGGTTATCCCGGCGAAGAAAGTGGAGATCATCACCGAAGCGGAAGCGGAAGTGGCTGAGATCCAGGAGCAGTTCCAGTCTGGTCTGGTAACCGCTGGCGAACGCTATAACAAAGTTATCGATATCTGGGCCGCGGCCAACGAACGTGTTGCCAAGGCGATGATGGAAAACCTCTCTACCGAAACGGTTATCAACCGCGACGGCGAAGAGGAAAAACAGGTTTCCTTTAACAGCATCTTTATGATGGCCGACTCCGGTGCGCGTGGTTCTGCCGCTCAGATCCGTCAGCTGGCGGGTATGCGTGGCCTGATGGCGAAGCCGGATGGCTCCATCATCGAAACGCCGATCACTGCGAACTTCCGTGAAGGTCTGAACGTACTCCAGTACTTCATCTCCACGCACGGTGCGCGTAAAGGTCTGGCGGATACCGCACTGAAAACGGCAAACTCCGGTTATCTGACCCGTCGTCTGGTTGACGTGGCGCAGGATTTGGTGGTGACCGAAGATGACTGCGGCACCCTCGAAGGCATTACCATGACGCCGGTTATCGAAGGTGGCGACGTTAAAGAGCCGCTGCGTGAGCGTGTACTGGGCCGTGTAACGGCGGAAGACGTACTGAAGCCGGGTACGGCGGACATTCTGGTTTCCCGCAACACCCTGCTCGATGAGCACTGGTGTGACGTGTTGGAGCAGAACTCTGTCGACAGCGTGAAAGTGCGTTCCGTTGTTGCCTGTGAAACTGACTTCGGCGTCTGTGCGCACTGCTACGGTCGTGACCTGGCGCGTGGCCATATCATCAACAAAGGTGAGGCCATCGGCGTTATCGCGGCGCAGTCCATCGGTGAGCCGGGTACACAGCTGACGATGCGTACGTTCCACATCGGTGGTGCGGCATCGCGTGCGGCTGCTGAATCCAGCATTCAGGTGAAGAACAAAGGTACCATCAAGCTGACGAACGCCAAGTCGGTAACCAACTCCGCTGGCAAGCTGGTGATCACTTCCCGTAACGTTGAACTGAAAATGATCGACGAATTCGGGCGCACCAAAGAAAGCTATAAAGTGCCTTACGGCGCGACCATGGCGAAAGGTGACGGTGAGCAGGTCAATGCTGGTGAAACAGTAGCGAACTGGGATCCGCACACCATGCCGGTTATCACCGAAGTGAGCGGTTTCATCCGTTTCACCGACATGATCGACGGCCAGACCATTACCCGTCAAACTGACGAGCTGACCGGTCTGTCTTCACTCGTGGTGCTGGACACCGCAGAGCGTACCGCTGGTGGTAAAGACCTGCGTCCGGCGCTGAAAATCGTTGACGCTAACGGCGACGACGTTCTGATCCCGGGCACCGACATGCCGGCTCAGTACTTCCTGCCGGGCAAAGCGATTGTTCAGCTGGAAGACGGCGTGAAGATCAGCTCTGGTGACACCCTGGCGCGTGTGCCTCAGGAATCTGGCGGTACCAAGGATATTACCGGTGGTCTGCCGCGCGTTGCCGACCTGTTCGAAGCGCGTCGTCCGAAAGAGCCTGCGATTCTGGCTGAAATTAGCGGTATCGTCTCCTTCGGTAAAGAGACCAAAGGCAAGCGTCGTCTGGTGATCACGCCGGTCGACGGCAGCGAGCCGTACGAAGAGATGATTCCGAAATGGCGTCAGCTCAACGTATTTGAAGGCGAACGCGTTGAACGTGGTGACGTGATCTCCGACGGACCAGAATCTCCGCATGACATTCTGCGTCTGCGTGGCGTTCAGGCTGTGACCCGTTACATCGTTAACGAAGTGCAGGACGTATACCGTCTGCAGGGCGTTAAGATTAACGATAAGCACATCGAAGTTATCGTGCGTCAGATGCTGCGTAAAGCAACCATCTCCAGCGCGGGCAGCTCCGAGTTCCTGGAAGGCGAGCAGGTAGAATACTCACGCGTGAAGATTGCCAACCGCGATCTGGAGATCAACGGCAAAGTGGGCGCCACATACGCTCGCGACCTGTTGGGCATCACCAAAGCGTCTCTGGCAACCGAATCGTTCATCTCTGCGGCATCGTTCCAGGAGACCACCCGTGTCCTGACCGAAGCAGCGGTAGCAGGCAAGCGCGACGAGCTGCGCGGCCTGAAAGAGAACGTTATCGTGGGTCGTCTGATCCCGGCCGGTACCGGTTACGCTTACCATCAGGATCGTATGCGTCGCCGTGCGGCTGGCGAGCCGACCGTTGCGCCTCAGGTGAGCGCGGAAGAAGCGACGGCCAGCCTGGCCGAGCTCCTGAACGCTGGCCTTGGTGGCAGCGACGACGAGTAA